One window from the genome of Hippocampus zosterae strain Florida chromosome 7, ASM2543408v3, whole genome shotgun sequence encodes:
- the LOC127604250 gene encoding transmembrane protein 106B-like — MGKSFSHFLKQMTYHEGQDVLTSHLEDSPTEDEKGSDVSQFPYVEFTGRDSVTCPTCQGTGRIPRGQENQLVALIPYSDQRLRPRRTKLYVTASVVVCLLLSSLAVFFLFPRSIDVTYVGVKSVYVGYDKEKQSVYLNITNTLNITNNNYYSVEVANITAQVEFVNTVIGKTRMMNTTAIGPLDMKQIDYMVPTVIADEMSSIYDYCTLQSIKVHNIVFMMQVTATTTYFSHAEQVSQEMYQYVDCGGNTTSNSGMTKPFSIPHSE; from the exons ATGGGGAAGTCATTTTCCCATTTCCTGAAACAGATGACGTATCATGAAGGTCAGGATGTCCTCACCTCTCACCTAGAAGACAGTCCAACAGAAGATGAGAAGGGTAGTGATGTTTCCCAATTTCCATACGTGGAGTTCACGGGACGAGATAGTGTGACGTGTCCTACGTGTCAGGGTACTGGAAGGATCCCGAGAG GACAGGAAAATCAACTTGTGGCGTTAATTCCATACAGTGACCAAAGGCTTCGCCCTAGGAGAAC GAAGTTGTATGTCACCGCATCGGTTGTTGTCTGCCTGCTGCTATCCAGTTTGGCGGTATTTTTCCTCTTCCCTCGATCCATCGACGTGACCTACGTCGGGGTGAAGTCGGTTTATGTCGGCTATGACAAAGAGAAGCAGAGTGTCTATTTGAACATCACG AACACTCTCAACATCACCAATAACAACTACTACTCAGTCGAGGTGGCTAACATCACAGCCCAAGTGGAGTTCGTCAACACCGTGATTGGCAAAACTCGTATGATGAACACGACTGCCATCGGCCCTCTCGACATGAAACAG ATTGACTATATGGTCCCCACCGTCATAGCGGACGAGATGAGCAGCATATA TGACTACTGTACCCTGCAATCCATCAAGGTTCACAACATAGTTTTCATGATGCA AGTGACTGCCACCACCACATACTTCAGCCATGCTGAGCAAGTGTCACAGGAGATGTACCAGTATGTCGACTGCGGTGGGAACACCACTTCCAACAGTGGAATGACAAAGCCGTTTAGCATCCCACATTCCGAGTAA